In Helianthus annuus cultivar XRQ/B chromosome 8, HanXRQr2.0-SUNRISE, whole genome shotgun sequence, a single genomic region encodes these proteins:
- the LOC110875936 gene encoding uncharacterized protein LOC110875936, which produces MDVKSKFGDATASVLHDRGKPPDPLVSFANKPTNVEGADSMNEPVGEELPTPGTAPIRGIGLRVTNIEGNPLIPRRGMFSTSNVSVLDGLMSISKPIENFSNGEPSTMANKVTGAVVKPMSYAESVNANNGKKVNFRSLACSVNQEGCDVVLPRESVRMVQDKLANTLYGYFLGDRVAFPVVDYFVRMNWKKYGLQKTMMNANGFLFFKFRDEAGISNVLQDGPWIIRSQPLFLNHWTPTTKLEKKEVTKVQVWVKIHEVPIAAYTEDGLSLIATTIGEPKMLDSFTTSMCMDSWGRSSYARALIEVSADRELREENTMAIPELDGEGFTKETMYVEYEWNPHRCASCCVFGHTSETCPKLPVRKANNLHQVQNRNGPKNPKGKKSPVVDQEGYTGVYGKKAAKKTGIPVNTQKPKFEYRPVGQKSKGDSTKPKSQNGMDGTSNNNSFRSANPFDVLNEVEDEPGPSKRQPDLNDGDSDDDDVEEIYDEMDGFIMDGTRNIKNHKGASTPSPKVTNESHVDVGKLGNVCKAVFRSWDWTSNGGCCNKGTRIIIGWNPAIFDVMIVAQSPQVMHLQLVFKLDKRVLFCSIVYADNYYVTRRELWHLLSMHKVFVADRPWCIMGDFNSALNIEDNSMGSSSILIGMRDFQECVDDIEVVDINRSGIHFTWSQKPKNGVGLLKKINRVMGNTPFLTEYPNSVAMFKPYRLSDHCPCILSIPEALKLKPRPFKFANFLVFKPEFLEIVNKHWIINVDGVHQFRVVKKLKSLKHPLRSLLFKQGNLHKKVETIRLKLDDIQQKIDLEPHNADLRNEEAAASRDLQVAMLDEERFLKQKAKVDWLSAGDMNTAFFHSSLKIRNHCSRIDIIKDTQGNLYEGDNVFKAFVQHYEKFFGNKDDISLQPTPDLFPKVLPHNIATSMVRLVTEEEVKKAMFSIGNDKAPGPDGFTAAFFKNAWPLIGNDIVNAIKDFFDTGNLLRELNHTLIVLIPKVPTPMVVTDFRPIACCNVLYKCISKIIVDRIKGGLNEIVSIINQSAFVPGRKISDNILLTQELMHNYHRNVGPPRCAFKVDIQKAYDTVDWRFLKSVLRGFGFNDNMVRWIMMCVSSTSFSVCVNGMVHGFFRGKRGLRQGDPISPYLFTLVMEVLTGILQHSVRIDSSFKYHNRCEKQQIINLCFADDLFLFARGEVNSANCIMTSLSKFSKMSGLVTNNQKSTVFFCNVKDHVKQEILDIMPFVEGTLPVKYLGVPLISSTLRYSDCRVLVEKLEKRIMHWKNKLLSFAGRLQLIISVLSSMHIYWSSVFLLPVRVVKELEARMRNFLWSQDVSFNRGKAKVSWKVVCAPKYEGGLGIRRIGDMNKALMASHIWSIVMKRDSLWVKWVHSYRLKGKNFWVCKATSNSTWSWRKIIQLRHVIRKYVWSDVGNGRDTSAWFDFWSDLGPLGDFLSPRTITDADFRLDDTVFNIFSNDTWNWPVAWRDLFPVLIQLDHFRLDPSKSDRLLWKDGNECQDFSSSAVWHSVRHRESEVDWCGIVWFAQCIPRHAFMMWLIMKRKLLTQDKILQWDFSRRKNMNMMCCLLCYENFDSHQHLFFECKFSDEVWNMIRGKVGMEAVCSRWADITEWLCARIRSKKVEIYVAKLLVAAAAYTIWQERNARLFRNQLRPPEMVKDAILKTVRYKLMGAKLKINARVRKLLGDWDVATETKDDGG; this is translated from the exons ATGGATGTTAAGTCTAAGTTTGGTGACGCTACTGCTAGTGTTCTGCATGATCGTGGTAAGCCGCCTGACCCGCTTGTTTCTTTTGCTAATAAACCGACCAACGTAGAGGGAGCTGATAGTATGAATGAACCTGTTGGTGAGGAGTTGCCGACACCTGGAACAGCACCTATTCGTGGGATCGGGTTAAGAGTTACTAACATTGAAGGCAATCCCTTAATTCCGAGAAGAGGTATGTTCTCTACATCTAATGTATCGGTCTTGGACGGGCTGATGAGTATTTCCAAACCGATTGAAAATTTCTCCAATGGTGAACCGTCCACGATGGCTAATAAGGTTACTGGGGCTGTTGTCAAGCCCATGTCATATGCTGAGTCGGTAAATGCAAATAATGGCAAAAAAGTGAATTTTCGGTCGCTTGCTTGTTCTGTTAATCAGGAGGGTTGTGATGTTGTGTTACCGAGAGAATCAGTACGGATGGTCCAGGATAAGTTGGCTAACACCCTTTATGGGTACTTTTTGGGGGATCGAGTTGCCTTCCCAGTGGTTGACTACTTTGTTCGGATGAATTGGAAGAAATATGGGTTACAAAAGACTATGATGAACGCTAATGGTTTTCTCTTTTTCAAGTTTAGAGATGAGGCTGGAATATCGAATGTTCTTCAGGATGGGCCATGGATTATACGTTCTCAGCCTTTGTTTCTTAATCATTGGACCCCAACTACTAAACTCGAAAAGAAAGAGGTAACGAAAGTGCAAGTGTGGGTTAAAATTCACGAAGTTCCTATTGCGGCATACACGGAGGATGGCCTCAGCTTGATTGCAACAACTATTGGCGAACCAAAGATGTTGGACTCGTTTACCACGTCAATGTGTATGGACTCTTGGGGACGTAGTAGCTACGCTAGAGCGTTGATTGAAGTTTCAGCCGATAGAGAATTGCGAGAGGAAAATACAATGGCGATACCTGAACTTGATGGAGAGGGTTTTACAAAAGAAACGATGTATGTGGAGTATGAATGGAACCCGCATCGTTGTGCTTCATGTTGTGTCTTTGGCCACACGTCCGAGACTTGTCCAAAACTTCCTGTGAGAAAGGCTAATAACTTGCATCAGGTGCAAAATCGGAATGGTCCAAAGAACCCGAAAGGTAAAAAGTCTCCTGTTGTGGATCAGGAGGGATATACAGGTGTGTATGGGAAGAAAGCGGCCAAGAAAACTGGGATACCCGTGAATACACAGAAGCCTAAATTTGAATATCGTCCGGTGGGACAAAAGTCAAAAGGAGATTCTACTAAACCTAAGTCTCAGAACGGTATGGATGGTACTTCAAATAATAATTCTTTTCGGTCAGCcaatccgtttgatgttcttAATGAGGTGGAGGACGAACCGGGGCCTAGTAAAAGGCAACCGGACTTGAATGATGGGGACTCGGATGATGACGATGTGGAGGAAATTTATGATGAAATGGATGGGTTTATAATGGATGGTACCCGGAATATAAAGAATCacaaaggggcaagcactccttctccGAAAGTTACCAATG AGTCTCATGTGGATGTCGGTAAGTTGGGCAATGTGTGTAAAGCTGTGTTTCGTTCTTGGGATTGGACTTCAAATGGCGGGTGCTGTAACAAAGGTACAAGGATAATCATTGGGTGGAACCCAGCTATTTTTGATGTTATGATCGTTGCTCAATCTCCTCAGGTTATGCATTTACAGCTTGTGTTTAAATTGGATAAGAGAGTGCTTTTTTGTTCCATTGTTTATGCCGATAATTATTATGTTACGCGGAGGGAGTTATGGCATCTTCTGTCTATGCATAAGGTTTTTGTCGCGGATCGGCCATGGTGTATTATGGGTGATTTTAACTCGGCTCTTAACATAGAAGATAATTCGATGGGTTCCTCATCAATTTTGATTGGTATGAGGGATTTTCAGGAATGTGTTGATGACATCGAAGTTGTGGATATTAATCGTTCAGGTATTCATTTTACGTGGAGCCAAAAACCTAAAAACGGTGTGGGATTACTAAAGAAAATCAATCGGGTAATGGGAAACACTCCGTTTCTTACTGAATACCCGAACTCGGTTGCCATGTTCAAGCCATATAGACTTTCGGACCACTGCCCGTGTATCTTGTCTATTCCGGAAGCGTTAAAACTCAAACCAAGGCCGTTTAAGTTTGCTAATTTTCTGGTTTTTAAACCAGAATTTTTGGAGATTGTTAATAAACATTGGATAATTAATGTTGATGGGGTTCACCAATTTCGAGTTGTCAAGAAGTTAAAGTCGCTTAAACACCCGCTTCGGTCGTTGCTGTTTAAACAGGGTAATCTCCACAAGAAAGTTGAAACTATCCGTTTGAAATTAGATGATATTCAGCAAAAGATTGACTTAGAGCCGCATAATGCTGATTTGCGGAACGAGGAAGCTGCGGCTAGCCGTGATCTTCAAGTTGCTATGTTGGATGAAGAGCGTTTTCTGAAACAAAAAGCTAAGGTAGATTGGCTGAGTGCGGGCGACATGAATACGGCATTTTTCCATTCCTCTTTGAAAATTCGTAATCATTGTAGTAGGATCGATATCATTAAAGATACTCAAGGGAATCTCTATGAAGGTGATAATGTGTTTAAAGCATTTGTCCAACATTATGAGAAATTTTTTGGCAACAAAGATGATATCTCCTTACAACCTACTCCAGATTTATTTCCGAAAGTTTTACCCCACAATATTGCTACGAGTATGGTGCGGCTGGTTACGGAGGAGGAAGTTAAAAAGGCGATGTTCTCCATTGGCAATGATAAAGCTCCGGGTCCGGATGGTTTTACGGCTGCGTTTTTCAAGAATGCTTGGCCGCTAATTGGTAATGATATTGTTAATGCCATTAAAGATTTTTTTGATACTGGTAATTTGCTTCGGGAGCTGAATCATACGCTTATAGTTCTTATTCCTAAAGTGCCAACGCCTATGGTTGTTACTGATTTTCGCCCGATTGCTTGTTGTAACGTTCTATACAAGTGTATCAGCAAGATAATTGTTGATAGGATAAAGGGAGGTTTGAATGAGATTGTTAGCATTATTAATCAATCGGCATTTGTCCCGGGCAGGAAAATTTCGGACAACATCTTATTAACGCAAGAGTTAATGCACAACTATCATCGAAATGTGGGGCCTCCAAGATGTGCGTTTAAGGTTGATATTCAGAAGGCGTACGACACGGTGGACTGGAGGTTTCTGAAAAGTGTGCTTCGTGGGTTTGGGTTTAACGATAATATGGTGAGGTGGATCATGATGTGTGTTTCCTCTACCTCATTTTCGGTTTGTGTTAACGGCATGGTTCATGGGTTTTTCAGAGGTAAACGGGGGTTAAGGCAAGGGGATCCTATCTCTCCTTATCTTTTCACTCTTGTCATGGAGGTGTTGACGGGTATTCTTCAGCACTCTGTTCGGATAGATTCCTCCTTCAAATATCATAACAGATGTGAAAAACAGCAGATTATAAATCTTTGCTTTGCGGATGATCTGTTCCTTTTTGCAAGAGGGGAAGTGAACTCGGCCAATTGTATTATGACCTCTCTTTCAAAATTTTCTAAGATGTCGGGCCTAGTGACTAACAACCAGAAAAGTACGGTCTTCTTTTGCAATGTGAAAGATCATGTTAAACAGGAGATTCTGGACATTATGCCTTTTGTGGAAGGTACGTTACCGGTCAAGTATTTGGGTGTCCCTCTTATTTCCTCTACGCTTAGGTACAGTGATTGCCGTGTGCTCGTGGAAAAATTAGAGAAACGTATTATGCACTGGAAGAATAAATTGTTATCGTTTGCGGGGCGGCTTCAACTGATTATCTCAGTTCTCTCTTCAATGCATATTTATTGGTCCTCTGTGTTTTTGCTTCCTGTGCGGGTTGTTAAGGAGCTTGAAGCTAGAATGAGAAATTTCTTATGGTCTCAAGATGTGTCGTTCAATAGAGGTAAAGCTAAAGTTTCGTGGAAAGTGGTTTGTGCTCCTAAGTATGAAGGTGGTTTAGGCATTAGACGGATTGGGGATATGAATAAAGCCCTGATGGCGTCTCATATTTGGAGTATTGTGATGAAGCGGGATTCTCTTTGGGTCAAGTGGGTTCACTCTTATCGGCTTAAAGGAAAGAATTTCTGGGTTTGCAAAGCTACTTCAAATTCTACTTGGTCATGGAGGAAAATCATTCAGTTGAGGCATGTTATTCGGAAATATGTTTGGTCCGATGTGGGTAATGGCCGTGATACATCAGCTTGGTTTGATTTTTGGAGTGATTTAGGCCCTCTTGGTGATTTTCTGTCACCAAGGACTATTACGGATGCTGATTTTCGGTTAGATGACACTGTTTTCAATATTTTCTCTAACGATACTTGGAATTGGCCTGTCGCATGGAGGGATCTTTTCCCTGTTCTTATTCAGCTGGATCACTTTCGTTTAGACCCGTCAAAATCTGACCGATTGCTATGGAAAGATGGGAACGAATGTCAGGATTTCTCTTCGTCAGCCGTATGGCACTCGGTTCGTCATAGAGAATCAGAGGTTGATTGGTGTGGTATTGTTTGGTTTGCTCAATGTATCCCTAGGCACGCGTTTATGATGTGGCTGATTATGAAGAGAAAGCTCCTTACTCAAGACAAGATTCTGCAGTGGGATTTCTCAAGGCGGAaaaacatgaatatgatgtgctgTCTATTGTGCTACGAGAACTTTGATTCTCATCAGCATTTATTCTTTGAATGCAAATTTTCGGACGAAGTCTGGAATATGATTCGGGGTAAAGTGGGTATGGAGGCTGTGTGTTCGAGATGGGCGGATATCACCGAGTGGCTATGTGCTCGCATTCGGTCAAAGAAAGTGGAGATTTATGTCGCGAAGCTTCTAGTTGCGGCTGCTGCGTATACGATTTGGCAAGAGCGGAATGCTAGACTATTCAGAAACCAATTACGTCCACCTGAAATGGTGAAGGATGCTATTCTGAAAACTGTGAGATACAAGCTGATGGGAGCTAAGCTGAAGATCAACGCTAGGGTGCGGAAGCTGCTTGGGGATTGGGATGTTGCAACTGAAACGAAAGATGACGGAGGCTAA
- the LOC110875937 gene encoding uncharacterized protein LOC110875937, producing the protein MGIWDVGSATNLNLMCCPLCRYNKDSRDHLFFQCSFATQVWNKVKYMAYMDSVDASWGSIMAWFEQRASSKSAETIVSKLVVAAAAYFVWQERNNRLFSQNNRSSSKIADIVLQTVRLKLITFRAGRRSKNPLQLERWKMQVKTMDIDTG; encoded by the coding sequence ATGGGTATTTGGGACGTGGGAAGTGCTACCAACCTTAATCTTATGTGTTGCCCGCTTTGTAGATATAATAAAGATTCTCGTGATCATTTGTTTTTCCAGTGTTCCTTTGCGACGCAAGTTTGGAACAAGGTTAAATACATGGCATACATGGATAGTGTTGATGCTAGTTGGGGCTCAATTATGGCATGGTTTGAACAAAGAGCTAGTTCCAAGAGCGCAGAAACCATTGTTAGTAAACTAGTGGTGGCGGCAGCTGCTTACTTTGTCTGGCAAGAGAGAAATAACAGGCTTTTCTCTCAAAACAATCGGTCTTCTTCCAAAATTGCGGATATTGTACTACAGACGGTGAGACTTAAATTGATAACTTTTAGGGCGGGAAGGAGATCCAAGAACCCGTTGCAGCTGGAGAGATGGAAGATGCAAGTGAAGACTATGGATATCGACACGGGCTAG
- the LOC110875938 gene encoding uncharacterized protein LOC110875938 yields MISELQVKKSFRRCTYKEFMACNPLPYKGEVDLIACQRWISSTEAVFTRSRCEAEDQVMFATGLLQLRAKDWWDAYSKELGDDKVQSLTWQEFKESFLKYYSPQSAIDKIQEDFLRLRQKDETIDEITNKFLERVKFCEEIAGTERQRIVRYHAMLKAEYREFVNPSKCAALNELIEWARDREIEIKRQVERGEKRVAEKPTNASLSKKARYQDQSKKGKTSGEIPTCKTCGKHHSGECLSGKKGCYKCG; encoded by the coding sequence atgattaGCGAATTGCAAGTGAAGAAAAGCTTTCGGCGATGCACGTACAAGGAGTTCATGGCATGTAACCCCTTACCATACAAAGGGGAAGTTGATCTGATAGCTTGTCAAAGGTGGATTTCCAGTACCGAGGCAGTGTTTACACGAAGTAGATGTGAAGCGGAGGATCAAGTAATGTTTGCCACGGGCCTTCTACAACTTCgagcaaaagattggtgggacgCATACTCGAAGGAATTGGGGGATGATAAGGTACAATCGTTAACATGGCAAGAATTCAAGGAGTCATTTCTGAAATATTATAGTCCACAATCCGCAATTGATAAGATTCAGGAAGACTTCTTACGTCTCAGACAAAAGGATGAAACGATTGATGAGATAACAAACAAGTTCCTTGAGAGGGTGAAGTTCTGTGAGGAGATAGCGGGGACTGAGAGGCAAAGGATTGTACGTTACCATGCTATGTTAAAGGCTGAATATCGGGAATTTGTAAACCCCTCCAAGTGTGCGGCGTTAAATGAACTAATTGAATGGGCAAGAGACAGAGAAATTGAGATAAAAAGGCAGGTTGAACGGGGAGAGAAAAGGGTAGCGGAGAAGCCTACCAACGCAAGCCTATCGAAAAAGGCAAGATATCAAGACCAAAGCAAGAAAGGGAAAACAAGTGGTGAAATCCCGACTTGCAAGACGTGTGGGAAGCATCATTCGGGTGAATGTTTGTCGGGAAAGAAGGGATGCTACAAATGTGGATGA